In the genome of Cryptomeria japonica chromosome 8, Sugi_1.0, whole genome shotgun sequence, one region contains:
- the LOC131857814 gene encoding uncharacterized protein LOC131857814 translates to MKEVEYLAKQESLGIIVGLGATPQEEIHLVKPAIEGVAAMTEQPAPAAQPSSATTTTPTTIDTTSTTTTPTTTSTASIAPVVTTIPPPLVTTTVTPPYVVSYMLAPVMTPIMEIVIIHNVESDSYQEEVELALKKIEPKKRKRMTPSSAKK, encoded by the coding sequence atgaaagaagtTGAATACTTGGCAAAACAGGAGAGTTTGGGGATTATTGTTGGCCTAGGGGCCACACCACAAGAAGAAATTCATCTTGTCAAGCCTGCTATTGAAGGTGTTGCAGCTATGACAGAGCAGCCTGCTCCGGCAGCTCAACCCTCCAGTGCCACTACCACCACTCCTACTACCATTGACACTACTTCTACAACAACAACTCCTACCACCACATCAACTGCATCTATTGCACCGGTTGTAACAACAATACCTCCACCTTTGGTTACAACAACGGTCACCCCACCTTATGTTGTTTCATATATGCTTGCACCTGTAATGACTCCCATAATGGAGATAGTAATTATTCATAATGTGGAGTCAGACTCATACCAAGAGGAGGTTGAGCTAGCACTAAAGAAGATAGAGCCCAAGAAGAGGAAAAGAATGACTCCTTCTAGTGCAAAGAAATGA